Within the Glycine max cultivar Williams 82 chromosome 12, Glycine_max_v4.0, whole genome shotgun sequence genome, the region TAGTCAACCACTTAGGGTGGAGGtcgactaaaaaataaatcagtTATTGAAActcaaaagttattaaaaattaataaagtcaTGTAAATCTTGAAGAgtgtgtttattttcttttttaaaatgctcAAACTAAAAGTTAACCCCAAAAGAAGAAGATACAAGTCCGTTGAGGTGTTTTGAATGTTTTGTCGACTATAAATCAAACCcacattaaatatataactttCTACTACTAatagttaaaagaaaaacataattaaataaaaaaaggcatggttaaaaatttaaaattcacctCATGTACTATATCGGTTAAATTTATACCTAGTCTCTAGTATTGTTGGTAGCACCTCTTTTGTATTTTGTCACCTCTTTTGTTTGCTCGTTTGAGTGTGTAAAATGGGGTCACATCACCCAGTTGACAATAATGATATGTTTAAGAACCATTTTCCGAGGCAAACAACATTCGACTTGTCAATTTCAAATGACTTGTATACACTATACAATGCATCCGTAATGTCaaaccattttcttttttttattttttaataaagaaatgaACGAATCCACGGCTCAGAACGCTTATGCTTCATATCCGGTGGATTCTGACTTTATCCGCGCGGCGCCGTATGTTTCACCGTCCAACCGGTCCAAATTGGCCTGCTgcttaattatttcaattttaaaataaagaacaaataattttaagacaAATCATTGATTAATGTCGCTACCTAATTACAACAATTAGGAAAAGCAAAAAGGTTCAGAAtgtatttaattatgattttaaagaatttttttaaaagatcttTCTGCTAAAAGTTTTGagatattcaattatttttaaataataaaaataaattcatgatGACCTTTCAAATtgtatgaatttatattttatgaattcattaaatctaaactacaaaatcataattataaaagtcttttaaaagaaatcttaaaagttattatatttttacaattttttaaaaattcacaagaaatttttttatactaaaacaatctttttaaaatcctaatctaatagaTCCCTTACTCTCAATCCTAGGAATACAAACCatgtttcctttcttttatttgaaacacttgtttttaattattaaaatatatttttacatttcagattatatgattcttttgaaaaaaaaaatttaaaatatatattgttttaaaaatttaatactgCATTAGATATTTTTTCTCAAGATTACTTTTAATCCATGCTTAGTGATGAGTATAATATACAGAAAGAATAAATGattcattaattttcatttgagcgatattagtaaaaaaaaatatatcacaaaattattcaatattttctttaaaattcaacaaataaataatttttactttgtcTAAACAATAACCGAGGAGCATAATAGAGTgattaataaataacaattaataatgTGAGAAAAAGAAGTAGCGTAGCGTAAACGGCTTCGAGAAGATACCGAATCAAGACCCCATACGGCTaacctagagagagaaagagcgtCCTTAAAAAGACCGTTTCGCTAACGCGTAACAATAGACGCGTTGTTGCGCTCCGTTTGGTTACAGaatacaaacaaacaaatagaaaaCCCAAAATAACcgagaaaagaaaattagatagagagaagaagaaagcgtATCTGGAATTTTCGTTTCGTTGGTGTGTCGTGTGCGTGTGGAGGTTCTTTTCTTTGAGACTTTCCTTCAAATTCTAGattgcttccctttcttttctttcccttaTAACCACCAACCTCTCCCTTTCccccttttcatttcttcctcgATTTTCCATTTCCATAACCTTAGTCATCCtcttctttcatctttctccCTAACGGTAATAACAATACAAATCtcaatctttctttcttttttctgttttctctgcttttattttagggttttgaaatttgtgatCTCACCGGTGGATCGCTTCCGGTCTCGTTTCAGGTATCGAGGGAAAAATATGGCGGAAGAACACAGATGCCAGGCACCGCGCTTCTGCGCCAACAATTGCGGTTTCTTTGGCAGCCCTGCCACGCAGAATATGTGCTCCAAGTGCTACCGCGATTTCCAGCTCAAGGAGCAGCAATCTTCCAACGCCAAGATGGTTCTCAATCAGTCGCTGGTTCCTTCACCGCCACCGGCGGTGATTTCTCAGCCGTCGTCTTCTTCTTCGGCCGCGGTAGATCCGTCATCGGCGGTGGTTGATGACGCGCCACGCGAGTCGGAGGAGGTTAAGGCGCCGCAGCAGAACCGGTGTATGACGTGCAGGCGGCGCGTGGGGCTCACAGGGTTCAAGTGTCGGTGCGGGATGATGCTGTGCGGGACCCACCGTTACCCGGAGCAGCACGCGTGCGAGTTCGACTTCAAGGGGATGGGGAGAGAGCAGATCGCGAAGGCGAATCCGGTGGTGAAGGGCGAGAAGCTCGACAAGATCTGAAACGAATGAACGAAGGGTGTTATGGTAATTTCGTGTTTATCAAGTTGGTGGTGATGGATAACGGATGCGAAACGCGGGTCGGATCATTGACCCGTAAAAGGCGGTGGGTGAGTGGGTGAGTTTGGTGGGTCATTGTTATGTGGTTGCGTTGtcattgtaaattaaaaaatttgaaaaacatttcAATTGTCATTCACCTTCTTTCTGGTTGAAAGCTGCTACTATTTCtaattctttaatttcttttgcaCAATATTGATGTTAATAAATGATAGGAAGAATAATAATTGCAACATCGCAGGCCGGTGACCGGTGGCTTTGCCTTCACGTTAGAAAAGTGAAAagctataaaaaaatcaagtagggttcacaaactttaattattgataaacaCATTCACGTAAGAGCAAAATTCGTATGTTCCAGTCTTAATTTCATTAGTTCTAGTTTTCTAAAAACTATCATAATATTTACATCGTCAAAGCGCATAATTTTGTGTAAAAATGTTACAAAATCCATGAGTAATGTGAAGAGTGAACATACATAAACTCAGAAAGTACGCTTTATAATAAACTGATAATATCatttagtaaataaatttattttttaaagacttTTTCTCTCATTCACTCAAATGTAACAATTATTCTAATAGATAATGTTATCATCAGATTTTGTTAAGTCTAGGTCTGCGAGTAGTCTATTTCCGTCCTTCCGACCTCCTTTTTCAATGGTGGGTAGAGTATCTAAAAAGAGATACAGTGCTTGTTTTGGGTGAGTATGGTGAATAGGATGTGTCTTCCATCTACATACATTCGTGGTCTATCCTCTTATAGGAGAAGGCAGCATCGCAGCATCCGAGGTAGTAATTGCCCATGACATTCACGAGGATGTTGTGTGGACGACGTTCATGAAGATGAAAGAGCTTAAAGACAACATGAGTTATGCCAGCGAGGCGACATGAAGTCATTAGTCGGGTGTTGTTTGGCATTAGGACTTTGAGTACGAGATTAATATGTGGTCGATCAGGATGGTCTATCACACACACATATCCAAAGAAATGAGTTGGACCGACTTTGGTTGATCCTTACATGGGGGGTTTTTTAATTGATGTCTTTGAGCCATTTAGGAAAATGGATGAGGCTGCCAGAGGTGGTGacggggagggggggggggggggggatagaTATTGTAGGTCCTCTTGTAAaagtaaaagactaaaaaaaccaaaaagaataaagataaagatgatTCTAAGCATCGGGGACAAAAAGGAGTTCCCTCTATCACTCTTCTTGAGTACACGGTCACTTGTGAGGTtgagatttatttttctatccTTCAAAATATCAAATCCATTACATACCTTAAATATAGGATAAACCTAACTTATCACAATAATTTTGACTATGTTATTGGTGATCATTGTCTTCTGAGTAAACGAGTTTTTCTCGGTGCTAGTAAAGGCCAACCCGACTTTACTTATGTGTGTGAAGATATGTTCAAGGATTTGGACATatctttactttttatttattttgagtgTGAGGTTTTAACCAAGATGAATGTTACTCCTACTCTACTCCATCCAAATAGTTGGACCTTTACAAAGGCATTTTTAACTCTTtgctattattttaatatcactTCCATTGTCAACAAATTTTTGTACTTTTATTGGGTTTAGGCAAGTCAGGGAAGGTTGGGTGGGTTTCCATGACAGGTGCACATGGGTCTTTGTTCACCTTGTTCAACTCCTctaagaagaaattcaagactCGTTTTCATAAGATTAAATTGAACCCAATTTATCCCGACCGCACAAGtcttttcaataaatttgatgGAGAAACTAGGAGATTTCCCTTTTATTGGCAAGAATTCTGTAAAGGTTTAAATCTTAGGAAAGGCTATTACTATCTCCCAAGGATAGGTGAGATATTAACATAATTATGGAGTTTCCAAGGAGAATGAATATCAAGGTAGTCCTTAACTTGCCTTATAGTGGCGATGTTGAAAAAGCTTTAGAGGGTAAGCTTTTATTAAGTTTTGAATATTGGTGTAGATTAGAGTTGttactaacttattttttttaaaaaaatctttttgcaATGCACAGGAATCATGAAAGGTTTCAATTTCAAGATGATTCAGGCTTCTGGAATCTTAGAATCCCAACATACCACCAACACTTGTTGACCTAGTGAAGCCTAAGAAGAGGAAGACAATTGCTATTGAGGTCGATCAACCAAGTGACAAAATCAAACAACAGTCTAAAACTGCCAAGGTCGTAGTGATGGATAAGTGATGTTCtctagaaaaagagaaaggtaGAAAACAACAAGAGGTTTGCAAGAAGAAGACTTTGAATGTGGAAGAGCCTACTACTAAAGGTAGGAATGTTGATGTGATCCACCCACAAAACAATGAGGAGCCGATCACTAATGTTGATGTTAGTAACAAGCACATGGAGAAGTCAACTACTACAACTCCACCTAATCCATAAGGTAGTGAGTTTTTAATCATGTTACTTTTGCATACATTTACTTTTATACCTTGCATGTTTGTTTTTGAAAGTAGAATCATGTCCTTAGGTGAAAAAAATGTTCCTCAAAATACTTCGTCTGAAAAGCGAAGTGGAGGTATGTGATCCAACATCATCAAGGCCCTCTACATATGGTTGATCATGTAACTGTAACTCATGATCTTCCTTCGTTATGGGATGTCAACATCAAGGGATCTGAGTTCATCATCACTGATAGACTACTTACAAAGATTGACTCTGAGATGATGGACTTCATTGGAGCCGACAACAACTTGGATTCTATATAAGTCTTTCTTTACAGATCTGTTGTTGCCATCTATCATTGGAGGAACAAATATGTTGACATGGAAACAAAGTTCATGGCTAGTTTGGAGGATAAGAGGAAATTGGTCAAAGCCCTCAATGAGAAAAACTCATTTATGATTAGAAAGATTGAGATCATTAAGggtcttcaaaataaaattattgaccATGAGAAGATGGTTTCCATGAAGGTTGTAGAAAACGAAAAGCTTGTTAAGGAAATTAAAAGTATGAACATGAATTTCTATTTTGCAGTTA harbors:
- the LOC100807363 gene encoding zinc finger A20 and AN1 domain-containing stress-associated protein 3; amino-acid sequence: MAEEHRCQAPRFCANNCGFFGSPATQNMCSKCYRDFQLKEQQSSNAKMVLNQSLVPSPPPAVISQPSSSSSAAVDPSSAVVDDAPRESEEVKAPQQNRCMTCRRRVGLTGFKCRCGMMLCGTHRYPEQHACEFDFKGMGREQIAKANPVVKGEKLDKI